One genomic segment of Carassius auratus strain Wakin chromosome 29, ASM336829v1, whole genome shotgun sequence includes these proteins:
- the LOC113047788 gene encoding mitochondrial-processing peptidase subunit beta-like: MAVSVQRLGAAGRHFIKNLLNTRTFSRTRSTQAVSQVVLNVPETKVTTLDNGLRVASEDSGLTTCTVGLWIDAGSRYENEHNNGTAHFLEHMAFKGTRKRSQLDLELEIENMGAHLNAYTSREQTVYYAKAFSKDLPRAVEILADIIQNSTLGEAEIERERGVILREMQEVETNLQEVVFDHLHATAYQDTPLGRTILGPTENIKSINRGDLVEYITTHYRGPRIVLAAAGGVSHDELIDLAKFHFGKLPARYSREALLPCHFTGSEIRVRDDKMPLAHIAIAVEAVGWSHPDTIPLMVANTLIGNWDRSLGGGMNLSSKLAQMACQGNLCHSFQSFNTCYTDTGLWGLYLVCEAGTVSDMMRFTQLEWMSLCTSVTESEVNRAKNLLRTNMLLHLDGSTPICEDIGRQMLCYSRRIPLNELEARIDAIDATTIKDVCMKYIYNKAPAIAAVGPIEQLPDYKSIRGDMQRL; this comes from the exons ATGGCGGTGTCCGTACAGCGTCTCGGCGCAGCGGGGAGACACTTTATAAAGAATTTATTGAACACCAGAACCTTTAGCAGG ACGAGATCCACCCAGGCTGTCAGTCAGGTGGTTTTAAATGTACCTGAGACAAAGGTCACGACCCTTGACAACGGGCTCAGAGTGGCATCTGAAGACTCCGGCCTGACCACGTGCACG GTTGGACTGTGGATTGATGCTGGGAGCCGGTATGAAAATGAGCACAATAATGGTACAGCACACTTCCTGGAGCACATGGCTTTCAAG GGCACCAGGAAGAGGTCGCAGCTGGACCTGGAGCTGGAGATCGAGAACATGGGAGCTCACCTGAATGCATACACTTCCAGAGAGCAGACGGTGTACTACGCCAAAGCCTTCTCCAAAGATCTGCCCAGAG CGGTGGAAATCCTGGCTGACATCATTCAGAACAGCACGCTGGGAGAGGCCGAGATCGAGCGCGAGCGGGGCGTCATTCTCCGAGAGATGCAGGAAGTGGAGACCAACCTACAGGAAGTGGTGTTTGATCACCTGCACGCTACAGCCTATCAGGACACGCCTCTCGGGAGAACCATCCTGGGCCCTACGGAGAACATCAA AAGTATAAATCGAGGGGATCTGGTGGAGTACATCACTACACACTACAGGGGACCGCGGATTGTGTTAGCTGCAGCCGGAG GAGTGTCACATGACGAGCTCATCGATCTGGCTAAATTTCACTTTGGAAAGCTGCCGGCCAGATACAGCAGAGAGGCTTTACTGCCCTGCCACTTCACCGGCAGCGAG ATCCGTGTGCGGGATGATAAGATGCCTCTGGCTCATATAGCCATCGCTGTGGAGGCCGTCGGCTGGTCGCATCCCGACACCATCCCGCTCATGGTGGCCAATACACTCATCGGGAACTGGGATCGCTCGCTCGGAGGCGGGATG AATTTGTCCAGTAAGCTGGCACAGATGGCGTGTCAGGGGAACCTGTGCCACAGCTTCCAGTCCTTCAACACCTGCTACACCGACACGGGTCTGTGGGGGCTTTACCTGGTGTGTGAAGCAGGGACCGTCAGCGACATGATGCGCTTCACACAGCTGGAGTG GATGTCTCTGTGTACGAGCGTGACTGAAAGCGAGGTGAACCGAGCCAAAAACCTGCTGAGGACAAACATGCTGCTTCACCTGGACG GATCCACTCCCATCTGTGAGGACATCGGCCGGCAGATGCTGTGTTACAGCCGCAGGATTCCTCTGAACGAGCTGGAGGCCAGAATAGAT GCCATCGATGCCACAACCATCAAAGACGTGTGCATGAAATACATCTATAACAAAGCTCCTGCTATAGCAGCCGTTG GTCCGATCGAGCAGCTCCCGGACTATAAGAGCATCCGTGGTGACATGCAACGGCTGTGA